The proteins below come from a single Cricetulus griseus strain 17A/GY chromosome 6, alternate assembly CriGri-PICRH-1.0, whole genome shotgun sequence genomic window:
- the Cd40 gene encoding tumor necrosis factor receptor superfamily member 5 isoform X2: MVTLPRQCVLWGCLLTAVHLGQCITCDDKQYLFNGRCCDLCQPGRRLESHCTDAIKTQCLLCDSGEFMNKWNKELRCYQHTHCESKEGLEVEKQGTADTDTICACKEGQHCTSEECQRCAQHTSCGPGFGVKQMATRTADTVCEPCPAGFFSSGSSAFEQCHPWTSCEAKNMVVQQEGTNRTDAVCEKVVKEPEDNKASLPAVETGDPTETEDCLGHNTAPVQETLVGSQPVAQEDGKESRIAVQERQLMDSMDLKHLV; encoded by the exons ATGGTGACTTTGCCTCGGCAGTGCGTGCTCTGGGGCTGCTTGTTGACAGCG GTCCATTTAGGACAATGCATTACATGCGATGACAAACAGTACCTCTTCAATGGCCGGTGCTGCGACTTGTGCCAGCCAG GAAGGAGACTAGAGAGCCACTGCACGGATGCCATCAAGACCCAGTGCCTTCTGTGTGACTCCGGCGAATTCATGAACAAGTGGAACAAAGAGCTCCGGTGTTACCAGCATACACACTGTGAATCCA AGGAAGGGCTTGAGGTTGAGAAGCAGGGTACTGCAGATACAGACACCATCTGTGCCTGTAAGGAAGGGCAACACTGCACTAGTGAGGAGTGCCAGAGATGTGCTCAACACACATCCTGTGGCCCTGGCTTTGGAGTTAAGCAGATGG cCACACGGACTGCCGATACGGTGTGTGAACCCTGCCCAGCCGGCTTCTTCTCCAGTGGGTCATCAGCTTTTGAACAATGTCATCCTTGGACCAG CTGCGAGGCCAAAAACATGGTGGTACAGCAGGAAGGGACGAATCGGACTGACGCTGTCTGTG aAAAGGTGGTCAAGGAACCAGAGGATAATAAG GCCTCACTCCCTGCTGTTGAAACGGGAGATCCTACGGAGACAGAAGATTGTCTTGGCCACAACACTGCTCCAGTGCAGGAGACATTGGTTGGGAGTCAGCCTGTGGCACAGGAGGACGGCAAGGAGAGCCGCATAGCAGTGCAGGAGAGACAACTGATGGACAGCATGGACTTGAAGCACCTGGTCTGA
- the Cd40 gene encoding tumor necrosis factor receptor superfamily member 5 isoform X1, with protein sequence MVTLPRQCVLWGCLLTAVHLGQCITCDDKQYLFNGRCCDLCQPGRRLESHCTDAIKTQCLLCDSGEFMNKWNKELRCYQHTHCESKEGLEVEKQGTADTDTICACKEGQHCTSEECQRCAQHTSCGPGFGVKQMATRTADTVCEPCPAGFFSSGSSAFEQCHPWTSCEAKNMVVQQEGTNRTDAVCGVQSRTRALLVIPIVMAVLITIFIAVSFCIKKVVKEPEDNKASLPAVETGDPTETEDCLGHNTAPVQETLVGSQPVAQEDGKESRIAVQERQLMDSMDLKHLV encoded by the exons ATGGTGACTTTGCCTCGGCAGTGCGTGCTCTGGGGCTGCTTGTTGACAGCG GTCCATTTAGGACAATGCATTACATGCGATGACAAACAGTACCTCTTCAATGGCCGGTGCTGCGACTTGTGCCAGCCAG GAAGGAGACTAGAGAGCCACTGCACGGATGCCATCAAGACCCAGTGCCTTCTGTGTGACTCCGGCGAATTCATGAACAAGTGGAACAAAGAGCTCCGGTGTTACCAGCATACACACTGTGAATCCA AGGAAGGGCTTGAGGTTGAGAAGCAGGGTACTGCAGATACAGACACCATCTGTGCCTGTAAGGAAGGGCAACACTGCACTAGTGAGGAGTGCCAGAGATGTGCTCAACACACATCCTGTGGCCCTGGCTTTGGAGTTAAGCAGATGG cCACACGGACTGCCGATACGGTGTGTGAACCCTGCCCAGCCGGCTTCTTCTCCAGTGGGTCATCAGCTTTTGAACAATGTCATCCTTGGACCAG CTGCGAGGCCAAAAACATGGTGGTACAGCAGGAAGGGACGAATCGGACTGACGCTGTCTGTG GTGTGCAGTCCCGGACGCGAGCCCTGCTGGTCATTCCCATTGTGATGGCCGTCCTCATCACCATCTTCATAGCGGTGTCTTTCTGTATCA aAAAGGTGGTCAAGGAACCAGAGGATAATAAG GCCTCACTCCCTGCTGTTGAAACGGGAGATCCTACGGAGACAGAAGATTGTCTTGGCCACAACACTGCTCCAGTGCAGGAGACATTGGTTGGGAGTCAGCCTGTGGCACAGGAGGACGGCAAGGAGAGCCGCATAGCAGTGCAGGAGAGACAACTGATGGACAGCATGGACTTGAAGCACCTGGTCTGA